One window from the genome of Cyclobacterium amurskyense encodes:
- a CDS encoding TonB-dependent receptor: protein MKRSLHILSMVGKYYLYGFFLQLLCLNLMYASPTKGQSSLDISEVYLSLDLKEASLAESFNKIKSQTDFFFIYDHDLVDNSLPVNLHVEHQSLEEVLLSLAASHTLSFKQVDNRISVKVAKKNAKVKEIAVEVTVKGKVTDANGDPIPGATVYVQGTTKGTATDMNGDYSIVAPEGAILVFSFIGFDTQEISVGSRSVIDVILTEGMASLDEMVVVGYGTQKKVNLTGSVDVISSDMLEDRHAANVSQLLVGTTPGLNFGFDANGYQPGAKASIDIRGIGSLNGGAPYILIDGFPGDMNSLNPEDIASISVLKDAAASAIYGARAPYGVVMITTKSGKKDSKLTVNYSGSMSLVTPAKLPGTLDSYTYARVLNEAALNKGSSLKFNESTIDRIIAYQDGDYDYIRSQFPDGFPAENVTNWSAFPAAGGGWHGGNGDGHANNDFWDLATGPNMGQSHNFSVQGGSDKTSYYLSAGFTNQASSFTWADDYNKRYNLTAKINTSLTDWWDLRFETRLMKNNRHFPSGARPESSDSYNALLHIIYNTAPKQAVFDSFGNQVQSSVKSFFEAGASNDETTENWQIIGTELRPLKGWKINADFAYQSTDFYGLHDGREFGEQNWLTGEQTSSWVASQVNEYHSSNYYWSSNLYTSYDWSFNESHNFMAMVGAQYETGKYRSLNGQARNLIVPDIISLNTATGDPSITEALSQWATEGYFGRLTYNFKEKYLLESNVRYDGTSRFLEGKRWGFFPSFSAGWVVSNEDFWLESSGFISTLKLRGSWGQLGNQNVSAYQDLALIQLSKNLLNWLPGYNQTGQVGYTLTPSLVSPSLTWEKAATTNIGVDLELFRNKLGVNFDWFERNTTDMIGPSETLPGVLGASVPRSNNSALRTRGWELSVRWKEFVNSDLSYFVGFNLYDAKAVVTSYNNPTGYLGSWLVGQEVGDIWGWSSNGLFQSQQEIDNHADQSFIYNIWNTGDVKYDDLNGDGVINNGQNTIDDHGDLMLLGNSSAHYQFGINLGANYKGFDFSMLWKGTAKRDKGMNYNDYAYYGFRRANWSQPKWDHLDYFRDTPGTKYVGLYEGDANINTDAFYPRPYEDNLSNVKNQTYNSRYLGNFAYIRLQDVQLGYSLSESVIGRFGLSKVRVYLSGSNLLTFDHLPVGMDPTLPSGGYSNSTGKDYRADRIYSMGLNVTF from the coding sequence ATGAAAAGATCACTACATATACTTAGTATGGTGGGGAAATATTACCTATACGGCTTTTTTTTACAGCTGTTATGTTTAAACCTTATGTATGCATCCCCTACTAAGGGGCAAAGTTCACTGGATATCAGTGAGGTGTATTTGAGTCTGGATCTAAAAGAGGCATCGCTGGCCGAGTCTTTCAATAAGATAAAGAGCCAGACAGACTTTTTCTTTATTTACGACCATGACTTGGTTGATAATTCACTACCGGTCAATCTTCATGTAGAACATCAAAGTCTGGAAGAGGTGCTTTTGTCCCTTGCCGCCAGCCATACGCTCTCCTTTAAGCAGGTGGACAATCGGATCAGTGTGAAAGTTGCTAAAAAGAATGCTAAAGTTAAAGAAATTGCTGTGGAGGTAACTGTTAAAGGAAAGGTTACGGATGCCAATGGAGATCCTATTCCCGGAGCAACAGTTTATGTGCAGGGGACAACAAAAGGTACTGCCACAGATATGAATGGTGATTATTCCATTGTGGCTCCTGAAGGTGCCATTCTAGTTTTTTCCTTTATAGGCTTTGATACCCAGGAGATTTCAGTAGGTTCTAGAAGCGTTATAGATGTAATCTTAACTGAAGGAATGGCTTCCTTAGATGAAATGGTTGTTGTTGGATACGGAACGCAGAAGAAGGTTAATTTAACTGGATCGGTGGATGTGATTTCCAGTGACATGTTAGAAGACCGACATGCGGCAAACGTTTCTCAATTATTAGTAGGAACAACACCTGGGTTGAATTTTGGTTTTGATGCCAATGGATACCAGCCAGGTGCAAAGGCCTCAATAGATATTCGTGGAATTGGATCGCTGAATGGCGGAGCACCCTATATCCTGATAGATGGCTTTCCTGGTGATATGAATTCCTTGAATCCAGAGGATATAGCCTCTATATCCGTTTTAAAAGATGCAGCAGCATCTGCTATTTATGGAGCAAGGGCTCCATACGGGGTGGTGATGATTACGACTAAGTCCGGAAAGAAAGATTCAAAATTAACAGTTAACTATTCTGGTAGCATGAGTTTAGTTACTCCTGCTAAATTACCAGGAACATTGGACTCTTACACCTATGCTCGTGTGCTTAATGAAGCTGCATTAAATAAAGGCTCTTCATTAAAGTTTAATGAATCTACCATTGACAGGATTATTGCTTATCAGGACGGGGATTACGATTATATCCGTTCCCAGTTCCCTGATGGTTTTCCTGCAGAAAATGTAACCAACTGGTCTGCTTTTCCTGCAGCTGGTGGTGGATGGCACGGTGGAAATGGAGATGGCCATGCGAACAATGATTTTTGGGACTTAGCTACTGGTCCTAATATGGGACAATCTCATAATTTTTCCGTACAAGGCGGATCGGATAAGACCTCTTATTATTTATCAGCAGGGTTTACAAACCAAGCAAGTTCCTTTACATGGGCTGATGATTATAACAAGCGTTATAATTTAACTGCCAAGATAAATACCTCACTTACTGATTGGTGGGACTTGAGATTTGAAACAAGGTTAATGAAAAATAACCGTCATTTTCCTTCTGGTGCAAGACCTGAATCTTCTGATTCGTACAATGCCCTTTTACACATTATTTACAATACAGCTCCAAAACAAGCAGTGTTCGATAGTTTCGGAAATCAAGTACAGAGCAGTGTGAAAAGCTTTTTTGAAGCGGGGGCAAGTAATGATGAAACTACCGAGAACTGGCAAATCATTGGGACGGAATTGAGACCTTTAAAAGGGTGGAAAATCAATGCGGATTTTGCCTACCAATCTACGGATTTCTATGGTCTTCATGACGGGAGAGAATTTGGCGAACAGAATTGGCTTACAGGCGAACAAACAAGTTCCTGGGTAGCAAGTCAGGTGAATGAGTACCATTCCAGCAATTATTACTGGAGTTCAAACCTCTACACTTCTTACGATTGGAGCTTTAATGAATCGCATAATTTCATGGCCATGGTTGGAGCGCAATACGAAACAGGAAAATACCGCTCTTTGAACGGACAGGCGAGAAACTTGATCGTTCCTGATATAATCTCCCTGAATACTGCAACAGGCGACCCTTCCATTACTGAAGCACTAAGTCAATGGGCTACGGAAGGTTATTTTGGTCGGTTAACCTATAATTTTAAAGAGAAATACCTCTTGGAATCCAATGTAAGATATGACGGTACTTCCCGCTTCTTGGAAGGCAAAAGATGGGGTTTCTTCCCTTCCTTTTCTGCAGGCTGGGTAGTTAGTAACGAAGATTTCTGGTTAGAGTCCTCAGGTTTTATCAGTACTTTGAAATTAAGAGGGTCTTGGGGTCAGCTTGGTAATCAAAATGTATCGGCTTATCAGGATCTGGCTTTGATTCAATTGTCCAAAAACCTACTCAATTGGTTACCTGGTTACAATCAAACAGGACAGGTTGGTTACACCCTCACACCTTCACTTGTTAGCCCTTCTTTGACTTGGGAAAAAGCTGCCACTACAAATATAGGCGTAGACTTGGAGCTTTTCAGGAATAAGCTAGGCGTTAATTTTGACTGGTTTGAGCGAAATACTACGGATATGATTGGCCCATCAGAGACCTTGCCAGGTGTGTTGGGAGCGTCTGTTCCCCGATCCAATAATTCAGCCTTGAGAACAAGAGGTTGGGAATTGTCTGTGAGATGGAAAGAATTTGTAAACTCTGACTTAAGTTATTTTGTAGGCTTTAACCTTTATGATGCCAAAGCAGTGGTTACAAGTTATAATAATCCTACCGGTTACCTTGGATCTTGGCTTGTAGGTCAGGAAGTTGGTGATATTTGGGGCTGGTCTTCCAATGGCTTGTTTCAGTCCCAACAAGAAATAGATAATCATGCTGATCAGTCCTTTATTTACAATATCTGGAATACAGGTGATGTGAAGTACGATGACCTCAATGGTGATGGTGTAATAAACAATGGTCAGAATACCATAGATGATCATGGGGATTTAATGCTTTTAGGAAACTCCAGTGCTCATTATCAATTTGGTATTAACCTGGGAGCCAATTATAAAGGCTTTGATTTCTCCATGTTATGGAAAGGTACAGCCAAGAGAGATAAGGGAATGAACTATAATGACTACGCTTATTATGGTTTCAGGCGAGCCAATTGGTCGCAACCAAAATGGGATCACTTGGATTACTTTAGAGATACCCCAGGTACCAAGTATGTAGGTTTGTATGAAGGAGATGCGAATATAAATACAGATGCATTCTACCCACGTCCTTATGAGGACAATTTATCAAATGTGAAAAACCAGACTTACAATTCCCGTTATCTAGGCAATTTTGCCTACATACGTCTACAAGACGTTCAGTTGGGCTATAGTCTAAGTGAAAGTGTGATTGGTAGGTTTGGGTTGAGTAAAGTAAGGGTTTACTTGTCAGGTTCAAACCTTTTGACTTTTGATCATTTGCCTGTAGGAATGGATCCAACTTTGCCTTCCGGAGGCTATTCCAATAGTACCGGTAAGGACTACAGAGCGGATCGCATTTATTCAATGGGCTTGAACGTCACCTTTTAA
- a CDS encoding FecR family protein has protein sequence MKSYENIQDFLEDDSFKQWVLRGDAEQDKYWLEWLNLHPSKAELLGQAKTILLELDSSSKKWTEKGKKRTFSAIQSKIKSTERLQNKPDRYEYKSYNTKLESRVRGVLVVAFLIMFGAAMFYAFLPRENADQVAMNLNEEEWIIKANPKGQKSTLQLADGSNVVLNAESELRYRREFGQSHREIYLSGEAFFEVASDSLLPFRVHSGDLITTALGTSFNINSYKENWVQVQLATGKVRVLNVSAKDQSVDLVPGEEVVIGKDSQLVKSKFDLNKAFYWKEGVLGFEKVPFQEVVESLERWYAVDINVQNPPAYMLKISGEFKKNTYLKDVLESLGYAYNFKYSIENKVVFIQFKATE, from the coding sequence ATGAAATCTTACGAAAACATACAAGACTTTTTAGAAGATGATTCCTTCAAGCAATGGGTGCTTAGAGGTGATGCCGAGCAAGATAAATATTGGCTCGAGTGGTTGAATTTGCATCCTTCAAAAGCCGAACTATTGGGGCAAGCCAAAACCATTTTACTTGAATTAGACAGCTCTTCAAAAAAATGGACTGAAAAAGGTAAGAAAAGAACATTTTCAGCTATTCAATCTAAAATAAAATCAACAGAGAGGTTACAGAATAAGCCCGATCGTTACGAATACAAATCCTATAATACTAAGCTGGAATCTCGTGTAAGAGGAGTTTTAGTTGTGGCTTTTTTGATAATGTTTGGCGCTGCAATGTTCTACGCATTTTTACCTAGGGAGAATGCGGATCAGGTTGCGATGAATCTTAATGAGGAGGAATGGATCATCAAAGCTAACCCCAAAGGACAAAAGTCGACTTTACAACTTGCTGATGGAAGTAATGTAGTGTTGAATGCAGAAAGTGAATTGCGGTACAGGCGTGAATTTGGACAGAGCCATCGTGAAATCTACTTATCCGGAGAAGCTTTTTTTGAGGTAGCTTCAGACAGTTTACTTCCTTTTCGCGTGCATAGCGGTGATTTGATTACCACTGCTTTAGGGACTTCTTTTAATATTAATTCCTATAAAGAGAATTGGGTACAGGTGCAGTTAGCCACAGGGAAAGTCAGGGTTTTAAATGTATCGGCCAAAGATCAATCAGTTGATCTTGTCCCTGGAGAAGAGGTGGTGATAGGAAAGGATAGCCAATTGGTCAAAAGCAAATTTGACTTAAACAAAGCCTTTTATTGGAAAGAGGGAGTGTTGGGATTTGAAAAAGTACCTTTTCAGGAGGTTGTGGAATCTCTGGAACGATGGTATGCAGTTGATATCAATGTGCAAAACCCTCCGGCATATATGCTAAAAATCTCTGGTGAATTTAAAAAAAACACCTATTTAAAAGATGTACTTGAGAGTCTGGGCTATGCCTATAATTTTAAGTATTCTATTGAAAATAAAGTAGTATTCATTCAATTTAAAGCCACTGAATAG
- a CDS encoding RNA polymerase sigma factor — translation MRYEQLSSYELWGLIKSTDQEAFAYVFTTTSDDIFKYGQKFTKDCDLIEDVIQDVFVHLWESKSTLSIHSSIRFYLFSAFRREIIRRLKENQKQQVLEDHHTSAAWQDSFQEILIENQITQESSRKISSALDNLSNRQKEAIYLKYLEDMSYDEISELMGIKVPSLYNLVLKGLKSMKQFLVSSDFTAKAFILFGVINIDS, via the coding sequence ATGAGGTACGAACAATTAAGTTCTTATGAATTGTGGGGTTTGATAAAATCAACCGATCAGGAGGCTTTTGCTTATGTTTTTACAACTACTTCGGATGATATTTTTAAATACGGTCAGAAATTTACAAAGGATTGTGACCTTATAGAAGACGTGATTCAGGATGTATTTGTACATCTTTGGGAAAGTAAATCCACACTATCCATCCATTCCTCTATTCGGTTTTATTTGTTTTCAGCTTTTCGCAGAGAGATAATAAGAAGACTAAAAGAAAATCAAAAACAACAAGTCCTAGAAGATCATCATACAAGTGCTGCGTGGCAGGATTCATTTCAGGAAATATTAATTGAAAATCAGATCACCCAAGAATCCAGTAGGAAAATATCTTCGGCATTAGATAATTTGTCCAACAGGCAAAAAGAGGCCATATACCTCAAATACCTGGAGGACATGTCCTATGATGAGATTTCTGAATTAATGGGGATAAAAGTCCCATCACTTTACAACTTGGTATTGAAAGGACTTAAATCAATGAAGCAGTTTTTAGTTTCATCTGATTTTACGGCAAAAGCGTTCATTTTATTTGGGGTAATTAATATAGATTCTTGA
- a CDS encoding prenyltransferase/squalene oxidase repeat-containing protein: protein MNFSRRKVLQLIPVVTGGVAMGDFDFLMIDNQKKVLEGVRTFFQKVANKDGTFRPGIAKDYAGNSDTKFSGIAAPTYAVIIHKTFGWELPYEQATIDFFLSCQKEDGAFYAPTGEGDMETPLAKLYNTVQSVAALKILGREPKYDPSPVINYFFEGNRFQDLPLYTTSFFALFYSAWKTKMPSNIDEKMRGYLKDNQAADGYIGDHVASTFHAAHYYRLIGEETPLAKEMVNRVLKDQKEDGSWSLHQPDWDVHAVFDALFVLKQVGGFANRKKEIKQAYRKANDWILTCQKEDGGFSHFPGNEPSDVDAVYFHVAALVESGYLKPVRGIENEEIYGWGHLMDPDKTYNCLAE, encoded by the coding sequence ATGAATTTTAGCCGAAGAAAAGTATTGCAACTAATACCTGTAGTAACTGGAGGAGTAGCTATGGGCGATTTTGATTTTTTGATGATTGACAATCAAAAAAAGGTACTTGAAGGGGTTCGTACATTTTTTCAAAAGGTAGCCAATAAGGATGGGACTTTCAGGCCTGGAATAGCCAAGGATTACGCAGGAAATTCAGATACAAAATTTTCTGGCATTGCAGCCCCTACCTATGCGGTGATCATTCATAAAACATTTGGCTGGGAATTGCCTTATGAACAAGCAACCATAGATTTCTTTCTTTCCTGTCAGAAGGAGGACGGTGCATTTTATGCGCCTACGGGAGAAGGAGACATGGAAACGCCGCTTGCTAAATTATACAATACCGTTCAAAGTGTGGCGGCCTTAAAAATACTGGGAAGAGAGCCGAAATATGATCCAAGCCCTGTAATAAACTACTTTTTTGAAGGAAACAGGTTTCAGGACTTACCACTTTATACAACCAGTTTTTTCGCCCTATTCTACAGTGCTTGGAAGACTAAAATGCCATCCAATATTGATGAGAAAATGAGAGGTTATCTAAAGGATAACCAAGCAGCTGATGGATATATTGGAGACCATGTGGCCTCTACTTTTCATGCGGCACATTATTATCGATTAATAGGCGAGGAAACCCCATTGGCAAAAGAAATGGTGAATCGGGTGCTTAAAGACCAAAAAGAAGATGGTTCTTGGTCTCTTCATCAGCCAGATTGGGATGTTCATGCTGTTTTTGATGCCTTATTTGTGCTTAAGCAAGTTGGAGGGTTTGCAAATCGAAAAAAGGAAATAAAGCAGGCTTATCGCAAAGCCAACGACTGGATATTAACCTGTCAAAAAGAGGATGGAGGTTTCAGTCATTTTCCGGGAAATGAGCCTTCTGATGTAGATGCGGTGTATTTTCATGTTGCTGCGCTAGTAGAAAGTGGTTATTTAAAACCGGTCAGGGGAATTGAAAATGAAGAGATTTACGGATGGGGGCATTTGATGGATCCAGATAAAACCTACAATTGTTTGGCAGAGTAG
- a CDS encoding IS4 family transposase → MSSLLGDGTFFMFNPDYQCRLVKEFLLFLGKKRERSFFENNLTTIKSFSFSKDFLKLLKNNIENGLTRDRFRTTNTAFVRQRCLGFTDLIYFVLGLGKSSVQQELDNFFSDKSVSYSKGAFSQQRSKLNPKVFTWLNEQQCSFYYNKASHIRKWKGFRLIGIDGSTLQLPYSKELAKGFGHFETRTENGRKVVLARVSQAYDVLNQISIDAKIKHYRTSELALCESHLPCLGPGDLLIMDRAYAAFWLMSSLVQQQKSFVIRVKANRWKHAKAFLASTQKRQIIEVSPSKEALNRCRERNISTEALKLRLVRVPIASGEDHILITNLVDHKKYPVKEIRELYRKRWPVEESFKLLKTRAELENLSGKTARAVLQDFNRIILRANLSNILSKTLTKKGIDYCNKKRKNTYQINRTQAYRKTKSIIDQLKQGMDKIIGKISDYAFKLLLQLEIIRPNRSVPRIKRYTARPSNFITYKP, encoded by the coding sequence GTGTCATCTTTGTTGGGAGATGGCACCTTTTTTATGTTTAACCCGGATTATCAATGTCGTTTAGTTAAGGAATTTTTATTATTTTTAGGAAAGAAAAGGGAGCGTAGTTTTTTTGAAAATAATCTAACAACAATCAAGTCCTTTTCCTTTTCGAAGGACTTTTTAAAACTATTAAAAAACAATATAGAAAATGGATTAACACGCGATAGGTTCCGTACGACTAACACAGCGTTTGTTCGTCAGCGGTGTTTGGGTTTTACAGATCTTATCTACTTCGTGTTGGGCCTGGGTAAATCGAGTGTTCAGCAAGAACTTGATAATTTTTTTTCCGACAAATCGGTCAGCTATTCCAAAGGAGCATTCAGTCAGCAACGATCCAAACTAAACCCCAAGGTGTTTACATGGCTCAATGAACAACAATGTTCTTTTTATTATAATAAAGCCAGCCATATCCGTAAATGGAAAGGTTTTCGGCTTATAGGTATCGACGGCAGTACTTTGCAGCTTCCTTACAGCAAAGAATTGGCAAAAGGTTTTGGCCATTTCGAAACCCGGACTGAAAACGGGAGAAAAGTAGTGTTAGCCCGTGTTTCCCAAGCCTACGATGTACTCAACCAAATCAGTATAGATGCCAAGATCAAACATTACAGGACAAGTGAACTTGCTCTGTGTGAAAGTCATCTTCCCTGTCTAGGGCCGGGCGACCTGCTTATAATGGATAGGGCTTATGCGGCCTTTTGGCTCATGTCCTCATTGGTTCAGCAACAGAAATCCTTTGTCATCAGGGTAAAGGCAAACAGATGGAAACATGCAAAGGCATTTTTAGCATCTACCCAAAAACGGCAGATCATAGAGGTGTCCCCTTCCAAAGAGGCCTTAAACAGGTGTAGGGAAAGGAATATTTCTACTGAGGCACTCAAGTTAAGGCTCGTACGGGTACCGATTGCATCAGGAGAAGACCATATATTGATAACCAACCTAGTTGACCATAAGAAGTACCCTGTCAAGGAAATACGTGAGCTCTACAGGAAAAGATGGCCTGTTGAAGAGTCTTTCAAGCTACTCAAAACTAGGGCGGAACTTGAAAACCTGAGCGGAAAGACGGCCAGGGCCGTTCTCCAGGATTTTAATAGAATCATTCTCAGGGCCAACTTGAGCAACATTCTCAGTAAAACACTTACCAAAAAAGGGATTGACTACTGTAATAAAAAACGGAAAAACACTTATCAGATCAACAGAACCCAGGCGTATCGTAAAACCAAATCTATAATTGATCAACTCAAACAAGGAATGGACAAAATCATTGGAAAAATATCTGATTATGCTTTCAAACTGTTGCTTCAACTTGAAATAATACGGCCCAACAGGTCAGTTCCTAGAATAAAAAGGTATACTGCCAGACCCAGTAATTTTATAACTTATAAACCTTAA
- a CDS encoding ferritin-like domain-containing protein, which translates to MNLLNLLDKMCPDTKNSDEKELFFSRRDAFHKFGDLSKKMAMAAVPLGILSALPKVAKADTDSLIGVLNYALTLEHLEYRYYQMGLDAGVIEGADMAIFEKIRDHELAHVNFLTEVVGNVLGGTPVTEPAFDFTAGGNFSPFTDYPTFLALSQAFEDTGVRAYKGQAGNVMENDVVLTAALSIHSVEARHASMVRRLRTKKGHDSIKGWITEGSNGTLPAATQAIYAGEENVMHGGVDVTQLTGIDSAAVTEGWDEPLNKDQVLGIASLFLA; encoded by the coding sequence ATGAACTTATTAAATTTATTAGATAAAATGTGTCCGGATACTAAAAATTCGGATGAAAAAGAATTGTTTTTTTCTAGAAGAGATGCTTTTCACAAATTTGGTGACCTAAGTAAAAAAATGGCAATGGCCGCGGTTCCTTTGGGAATTTTGTCCGCCTTACCAAAAGTTGCCAAGGCAGATACAGACAGCTTGATAGGCGTATTGAATTATGCGCTGACTTTGGAACATCTTGAATACAGGTATTACCAGATGGGCTTAGATGCAGGTGTTATCGAAGGAGCTGATATGGCTATTTTCGAAAAAATTAGAGACCATGAGTTGGCTCACGTTAATTTTTTGACTGAGGTAGTTGGGAATGTTTTGGGTGGAACCCCAGTGACAGAACCAGCTTTTGATTTTACTGCAGGCGGAAATTTCTCACCATTTACGGATTATCCTACTTTTTTGGCCTTGTCTCAAGCATTTGAGGATACCGGAGTAAGGGCTTATAAAGGTCAGGCAGGAAATGTAATGGAAAATGACGTGGTATTAACTGCCGCACTTTCTATCCATTCGGTAGAAGCCAGGCACGCTTCAATGGTGAGGAGGCTCCGAACCAAAAAAGGGCATGACAGTATTAAAGGCTGGATTACAGAAGGGTCAAATGGTACTTTACCTGCAGCCACCCAGGCCATATATGCCGGTGAAGAAAATGTAATGCATGGAGGTGTGGATGTTACTCAACTGACAGGTATTGATTCTGCTGCTGTCACTGAAGGATGGGATGAACCATTGAACAAAGACCAAGTATTGGGAATTGCATCACTTTTCTTAGCATAG
- a CDS encoding ferritin-like domain-containing protein, giving the protein MKNDLIKPQELVKDANRRKFLQKGSLSIAAAGLFMVGCNDDDDYMPPMKDGVMLGSGDIGILNYAYALEQLEAAFYATVIQGGYFANANAEEKQIMGDLEKHERAHKEFFKAALGNAAIADLEVDFSAIDFNDRMSVLGAAKTFEDLGVAAYNGAGKFIQDAGYLLIAGKIVSVEARHAAAIRDLLNPGSADFAGDDLIDANGLERTLSFSEVLSAASTYVTTPIDFSQLPS; this is encoded by the coding sequence ATGAAAAATGATTTGATTAAACCTCAGGAACTGGTGAAGGACGCCAACCGTAGAAAGTTCCTTCAAAAAGGTAGCTTATCCATTGCTGCAGCAGGATTGTTTATGGTCGGATGTAATGACGATGATGATTACATGCCGCCAATGAAAGATGGGGTAATGTTGGGGTCCGGTGATATTGGGATATTGAACTATGCCTATGCACTAGAACAACTTGAAGCGGCTTTTTACGCAACCGTAATTCAAGGAGGATATTTCGCCAATGCAAACGCGGAAGAAAAGCAAATCATGGGAGACCTTGAAAAACATGAAAGGGCTCATAAGGAATTTTTTAAAGCTGCTTTAGGTAATGCTGCAATTGCAGATTTAGAAGTAGACTTCAGTGCAATTGATTTTAACGACAGAATGTCAGTTTTAGGAGCCGCTAAAACATTCGAGGATTTAGGTGTAGCTGCCTATAATGGCGCAGGGAAGTTTATTCAGGACGCAGGCTATTTATTGATAGCCGGTAAGATTGTTTCAGTAGAAGCAAGACATGCTGCAGCAATCAGAGATCTATTGAATCCAGGTTCCGCAGATTTTGCTGGTGACGATTTGATCGATGCCAACGGTCTTGAACGCACACTCAGCTTCTCAGAAGTTCTTTCTGCAGCGAGTACATATGTGACTACTCCAATTGACTTCAGCCAATTGCCAAGCTAA
- a CDS encoding GyrI-like domain-containing protein, which translates to MKYQWRKSEKELYLPKAKPAKVIVPAFKFISISGEGNPNSSQFAECISVLYSLSYAVKMTLKKISDPPEGYQDYTVYPLEGDWDINAAAKAKFDGTINKDDLIFTIMIRQPNFVNKAFFEEMLAVTKKKKPQPLLENARFETIEEGPCLQMLHVGSYDNEAESFSKMEAYAKEAGLERLSKTHREIYLTDFRKVPEEKLKTVLRFKVKSVA; encoded by the coding sequence ATGAAATATCAATGGAGGAAATCCGAAAAAGAGCTATATTTACCCAAAGCCAAGCCTGCAAAAGTAATTGTCCCTGCATTTAAGTTTATCAGCATTTCTGGAGAGGGGAATCCAAATAGCAGCCAATTTGCTGAGTGTATTTCGGTCCTCTATTCATTGTCTTATGCCGTAAAAATGACCCTTAAAAAGATCAGTGATCCACCGGAAGGATATCAGGATTATACCGTTTATCCACTTGAAGGGGATTGGGACATTAATGCTGCGGCCAAGGCCAAATTTGATGGAACCATCAATAAAGATGATTTGATTTTCACCATCATGATTCGTCAACCCAATTTTGTGAACAAGGCATTTTTTGAAGAGATGTTGGCAGTGACAAAAAAGAAAAAGCCTCAGCCCTTACTAGAGAATGCCAGGTTTGAAACCATAGAGGAAGGTCCTTGCTTACAGATGTTGCATGTAGGTAGTTATGACAATGAGGCGGAATCTTTTTCGAAAATGGAAGCTTATGCAAAAGAAGCTGGATTGGAAAGGCTTTCAAAAACCCATAGGGAAATATACCTCACCGATTTCAGAAAAGTGCCAGAAGAAAAATTAAAAACGGTATTGAGGTTTAAGGTCAAAAGTGTTGCTTAA
- a CDS encoding NAD(P)H-dependent oxidoreductase, whose product MELIDKLNWRYAAKAMNGEKIAQEKVDNIIEAISLAPTSSGLQPFEVIVITNQEIKEKIKPIAWNQSVITDCSHLLVFAAWDTYTEERINKMFDLTNEQRGFTNEGWENYRKQLLTTYPNRSAEENFNHAAKQAYIAFSQAITAAAFEGVDSTPMEGFDPNALDEILGLKEKGLRSCVVLPLGYRDSEKDWLVNLKKVRKSKEDLVTVLD is encoded by the coding sequence ATGGAATTAATTGACAAATTGAATTGGAGATATGCTGCTAAAGCCATGAATGGTGAAAAGATAGCACAAGAGAAGGTGGACAATATTATAGAAGCAATTTCACTAGCGCCGACCTCTAGTGGTTTGCAACCTTTTGAGGTGATTGTAATCACCAATCAGGAAATCAAAGAAAAAATTAAGCCTATTGCATGGAATCAGTCAGTAATTACCGATTGTTCCCATTTATTGGTTTTTGCTGCATGGGATACTTATACCGAGGAGCGGATCAATAAAATGTTTGACCTTACCAATGAGCAAAGGGGCTTTACCAATGAAGGCTGGGAAAACTACAGAAAACAGTTGCTCACTACCTATCCAAATAGGTCCGCTGAAGAGAATTTTAACCACGCTGCCAAGCAGGCCTATATTGCCTTTTCACAGGCGATTACCGCTGCTGCATTTGAAGGGGTTGACAGCACCCCAATGGAAGGTTTTGATCCCAATGCACTTGATGAGATTTTAGGATTAAAAGAAAAAGGACTTAGAAGTTGTGTCGTCCTTCCTTTAGGATACAGAGACAGTGAAAAAGATTGGTTGGTAAACCTTAAGAAAGTAAGAAAAAGCAAAGAGGATTTGGTAACTGTTTTGGATTAA